From a region of the uncultured Desulfatiglans sp. genome:
- a CDS encoding PaaR repeat-containing protein — MARPQARLGDISSHGGVIITGAMRTVVNGMPAARLGDLHACPIPGHGVTPIVTGSLDTTTEGMPDARVGDITACGAVIVTGSLDTTDN, encoded by the coding sequence ATGGCCAGACCGCAAGCCAGACTCGGCGATATTTCAAGCCACGGCGGCGTGATCATCACCGGCGCGATGAGAACCGTGGTCAACGGGATGCCCGCCGCACGACTGGGTGATCTGCACGCCTGTCCTATACCGGGCCACGGCGTCACGCCCATCGTCACCGGCAGTCTCGACACGACCACCGAGGGCATGCCCGACGCGCGGGTCGGCGACATCACCGCTTGCGGCGCGGTCATCGTGACCGGCAGCCTGGACACCACGGACAACTGA
- a CDS encoding conserved hypothetical protein (Evidence 4 : Unknown function but conserved in other organisms) translates to MDYEDLGFHYWDVFPKKIKVTRSWWSMSVPLSIRGMPRGELQYETVDSSIAWVDWEGRVRLGWRTGATIIMVYDSPSRDSVRYVEVEVIEEYGGGYGVPS, encoded by the coding sequence ATGGATTACGAAGATTTGGGGTTTCATTACTGGGATGTGTTTCCCAAGAAAATCAAGGTTACGCGCAGCTGGTGGTCCATGTCGGTTCCGCTTTCGATTCGGGGCATGCCAAGGGGCGAGTTGCAGTATGAGACCGTCGATTCCAGCATCGCTTGGGTCGATTGGGAAGGCCGCGTCCGGCTCGGTTGGCGGACGGGTGCGACGATCATCATGGTTTACGACTCCCCCTCGCGGGACAGCGTTCGTTATGTGGAGGTCGAAGTGATCGAGGAATACGGCGGTGGCTATGGTGTGCCGTCATAA